Part of the Lampris incognitus isolate fLamInc1 chromosome 1, fLamInc1.hap2, whole genome shotgun sequence genome is shown below.
CCATTCCGACACCCGCAAAATGCATGTGCTTCCACGTACACAAGCATGCACATCCAGCTGCAGCAAATCCTGTCTCGATGCCGCTGCCCTGGGCTGTGCGATAGCTGAGCCGCAGTGTCCTCGCAGGCTGAACACCTTGACTGTGGAATATTCTGCACAGCATTTTTATTCACGGCACAACTAGCAAGAGGATGGAAAAATGAATGCTAAACTActtccagccccccccctccctccctcccccgacTCCCCACAGCTCTTCATCTCCCTCTCAGGATAGAGCCAAGTCACAGGAACATGCTCTGCCTTTCTCCGAAAAGCCTCCTTCCCCAGCTTGAGAGTGGGCAAGGAGATGGCACCTAGATTGGTCACACGTTGGCACTGCCACCGACTGCGCGCTCCACTGAGTCATCTACAGATGGCAGCCAACTGGCATCTGACAATCCCGTAGCTCAACGTTCAGCCACGGCTGCGCATCCAACTTATATAGGGCATCCTACCTATGTAGGCCATCCAATCAGTGTAAACCATCCAACCTACGCCCACCTAGCTCAGGCAGCAGGCGCCAAACGGTTTCTGTGGCTGTTTGATGCCTGCATTGTAGCGCCCACCGCCACCAGAAGACGGAACAAACGAATCTTGACGTGCCTGCTGTCTTTAAAACCATCTCCCCTAAGCTAATCAGACACAATAAAAACCTTCAGTCGGTGCCAAGTGGAGTACCGGGAGAGTTGTGTTAGGGGTAAATCTCAGGCATGTCTGTCTTTCAGcgcatccatctgtctgtcttattaTTGCAGCCTACAATACAGTAACTCAGTGTTCTTCCCCCTAAGCTGTTAAAGTCTGCCCAAATACGGGACTGGCCTAAACATGCCCACACACTCATGCACTCCTACACACACTTTCATACAGACGTGCACACTGAGGACATGTCCTCGACTACACACTGGTAGGTCATAAATACCAGGGTAATGGTTAAAATTGTATCGGACCAGCGAAAAAGTGACATGTTCTAAAAAACACCCAGACAAATGCACGCGTggacacacagtctcacacacatacacacgtcgaCATCAATAGTCCAGGCGAGGGTGCTCTCGTGGCAAAATGAGCGAGAAGATGAGATGGGTGGCAAGAGGATGGAGTGATCATTAATGAACTCTATACATTGTGCACTTGTAGTAAAATCTAACAAAATACAACTGCTTTGTGAACTGAACCAGGGTTGAGGAAATTCCTCCATCAAAAATAGTTTAAGTAAGGCAAACATCAGAGGTGTGAAGGGAGAggaacacacacattaacacacacatcgtGTCTGATACCTGAGCTATCTGGAGAGTTTCCCGGCCCAGCATGGAGCCCTGactaacacacacgcacgcacgcacgcacgcacacacacacacacacgcaccaacacacacacatatgcaaacaccaGGCTGAGTGGAGTTTGGGCTCTCGGGCTGCCCATTCCTGGCTAGTGCGTGGGGACGATGTGTTTAATTGGGTATAACACAGACTGCATTTTAGGGGACTAAACAAATCTATATCCTGCTCTTTGGGAGGGACTGCAAACCAGGAAACTAGAGTTCCATCTGTTGGCTCACTCCTCCAGCCGGAGCTTGGGgtaggggtgggagggggggtgtcaGACAATCCAATCAAACGGAATAAGCCTCTCTCTCTCAAGTCAGTTCGCAACCCCGCGAGTTACTGGTCAGTGCCTGTTCTCTCCAGATTTGTGCAGCAGGTGGTAGAAAAAAAAGGGGCTTGAAGAACCACCAAGTCCCCAAAATGCAAAGGAAAACATTCTCCCCAAAGATCCATAAATCAagcgctcctctcctctcctgactCAGTTGGACTGGAAGTTTTGAGCGTGTCAGACTTTGTAGTAGATGTTGGCAGGGCTCTGGGGGGGCATCTCCTGGACGATGTAGACGGGGTGGCCGTAGTCCCCGCTCACCTTCTCATAGTGAGGGCAGTAGTTGTTCTCTGTCCGCAGCGGAATGATGATGTCACTCGGCTCCGTGCCCGCTGTGCCCCCAGGCAACTTGGGATTGGACAGCGTGCTGAGTGACAGTGCGGAAGGGCGGGGTTGCGAGTGGGCATTTTTCCTGGCACGCTTGCGCATCTTGATGAGAAGGATaacgaggaggaggatgaggatgaggaagataATGCAGCCGGCCCCAATGGCACAAAACACAGCCACCTTGGAGTTAAGGAACCCATCAGAACCTCCGCTGGAACCAGACTGGTCCTGATTGATGTGGTCTGgacagagagaataagagagaggaaaaaaatagcAGTAAGAGATTTAGCACAGCCAACAATTACTGAACAACTAGAAGAATGATAACTTCAAATATTTCAGCCCTGTCATCTCAACAAGTTGCAGTTTAATGCCTAAATCAACTGTGATCACACCCCTGTTTTGTTTGCCCTGCATGACTGACGGGCCCATTGATGTAATGTAATCTAATTAGCTTAATCAAAATGGCGTCCTAATGAAATCTATAGTCGCCACTCAGCGCAGCTCAGATCCCTGCTCCGATACAACCGAGCCAAGTCAAAAAGGAAAGTTGTATAACATCTTGAAGTCAAATTCATACAACGCAAAGGCCAAAGAAGATACGGAAATAGGGGAGGACTGAGGAAGAGGGGGCATATCTGAACATCTGATTTTGCTTTATCCTTTTGTCTAGGGGTTCAGGGGGTGGGAGGCggaaagtaagtgtgtgtgtgtgtgtgtgggggggggtactggtggtggtggtgggacgtTCActggatgagagagaggggggactggCTCTTCCACAAACTGAAATCCGAGCAGAACCAAATCTGTTTTCCATGTATGCATGCAGCTGCTGCCAAAGAGCAGCAAGTCccccccacactctctctctgcttttttactgtccatgaccccccccccccccccacacacacacacacacacacagcctcataCCTCCTGAGACTGCCATCTCCACTAATGACTGTGTCTCCCCACTCGGCCGACCACTCTACACTTAACCATTTGTTAGAAAGGGATACTGTGCCTTATCGTGAGTAATGACATCACTGAAAGCTGATGATTCCAGCCTTATCAGTGAAATCTGAGCCGCaggttgtttttttccctcccccagACATTCAGGGCAGAGCACTAGAGAgggttgtcaaaaaaaaaatctcatgccTGAAATACCAGCTGTCAAACGACAGTGACACGTCCTTAATTCCATCCCCCGATTCCTTACTTGACATAATCACCCATCTACCAATGCAGGACAGGTAAAAGTCAGGATACTCGGTAAGTGACATTAGAAACTCTTTTAATAGACCAACTCATGTCAAATAAGTTAATTATTAACCCAAGAGGGCTCATCGCTCTGGGACAGGCAGAACAGTCAGCACGAAGCAGGGATTTTGTGGCATACAGAGCTCTCAAGTCAAAAAGTAAGTTTAgcaagtaatgttaaaaaaaaatgcaaatttgCATGGCCCCCTTGTTGAAAGGAGCACATACTTCACTGTGGCTGGTGCTGGAGGAGGCAGGAAATGCAAAATCCCCAATGCCCCATGGTGCCCCCAAATGACTTTTTCAATTATCAAGCCTTTTACTCTTTCATTTATCTGCAATTCTAATCACTGAAAAGATGGACTATTAAGGAAGAGGTCAGTCTCTGAGTGTCCTTGTGTGTTGTACACCATATGAATAGACAGAGCCACTTTCACACCGAGCTCCATTTCTTCTATGTGCTTCTATTTTGTTTTCAATGGCGCTCTGTTGATTGCTCTGGTATACATTTTGTACTTTAAATGGCAGCTCTTCACCTGGTTTGGCTAGTTGATCTTTCTAAATAACGTGGCTAGCCAAAAGTGAGCAGTGCAAGAACACCTAAACATAATGAATACCAGACCAATCCACGTTTTTCCATTTCCACTTTCTAGGTTAAACTTGATTAATAATTAGAAAAAGCCCAGAGGCTGCGAATATTCATTATTtcaccagaagaaaaaaaacccaaatatttGTACTTTTACTGAAATAtcagtaaaaaaaattttttttgttgaTTAAATGATCCAGAAAACCGAATCAGAAAAGCATGTCGCATGATAACGGGGAGCATGGTCTCGTGTCACAGGTCGAGACCCCACAGTTTACCAGCATGCTGCGGGGGGCATTTGGTTCTGCTCACCAGTGTTCCCAGGAATTACGGGTCCAATCCGGCCCTGGTCGGGTGAACCGGGGGTAGGTTCCGGTATGGCGTTGTCCTCCGGAGCCTCCGGCACCACGGGGTCCGGAACGACCGTGTTGGGGTCTGAGGGTACACAGAGACACTGACACTTAGTCTCGGCAGGCTGCGTGGGTTATGTTAAGGCTACCATTGACCCCGTGCATCTCTGACACACAGATTTGAAGGCTTGCAAGCCCAGCGTTTTGAATGCGCCTCGGAGGCAAGAGAAGAAAGCACAAAGAGGAAGGACGAGCTAGCAAACGTCTGTGAAACACGCCCGTACCCCTTGTCCTGTCATAAAAAACAAGCCCACATCTATATCAGTAACTCCTTCAGCAAACACTCAGACAGGCATTTCCAGCGCTGACACATTCATGAGAGCAAGAGCTCAGGACACACTTTACACATGTGGGCGCACACacgtacacccacacacacacacacacacacgcgcgcgctcaCACAATATATATAGTTAAAGTAGTTatatattaactttttattgttttacatTATTCATCACGTTAAAAGGCCATAATATGCCTTATTTATTGCCCCGGCTTTGACTCTGCCTGAGAGAGGCACACTTGTGAAGAGGGGAGAAGAGGACAgggggggagagaaggagagacacgggagtggagtggagtgaagAGGAGGGGTTATGCCAGCCCTCATGGGAATACTGTTCACAAAGGGAACAGTTTATCAGCCTGTCTGTTGTGATTTCAGCGCGTGCACTTTGAAGCCTTTGTGCGGTAAACACCGGTGGGTCCGGGGCCCAACTTTACGAGGGCAGGGCCAGCAGACAGGGGCGGCTGTAGACTATTAGCGAAAGCCAGTCGGATGACTCTGCGGTACGCTATCAGATGCCTCCATTCTATCTGGTCTTATCTACAGCGGCCCCAAGGGCTGCTCGAGGGAGAGTACACGTCGGTGCGTGAGCAAAGACGGAAGGGTGTGGACGGCAATTAACGTTTGTGTCCCTTATGGCAAGTGTTTGTGCTGcattgtctgcgtgtgtgtgtgtgtgcgcgcgtgtgattTAAAAGGCCCTGACAGTATATCAGTTCAGTTCCACCCTGGTTTGACTCATGCAGGGAAATGACTGGGGTTAGGGGACTTCAGCAGttgtgacagagacagagcgagaggcagagacagagatagagagagagacagagagagaatggagaAATGGAGAAGAACAAATGGAGGGAGCAGAGAGAGCGATTAAGAGACAGAAATTGATGGGTGGTGCCTGCCGGTTTATTCCCAAACCCAATATAACACACTCAACGACTTGATTCCCTTTCCGTCCTTTCGGTGTCCAGTCAACCGCTGTGTGCTGTGGCGACTGAGAGACAAACCCATGGGTGGTGCCTGCCACTTTATACCTCAACCCTAACACAACCACATATGTTTCAATTGGATCCCCATTCTGCTGTCCGCTCACTGTCCATCCTACTGCAGTGCTCCATGGCGGCTGCAGCAGTGGTCAGCCTAGCCGTGAGCTGTTGTGCTCCATCAATAATAAATGGGTAGAGGCAGGAGCGAGAATTGGGAACATTTGTGCGTGGCAGAAGACACGGGAGGACACAGTGATCTAATTCACGGCATGCCTAGCCCTAACGCTGTGTCAAAGACTGAGCATGTGCAGAAAGCGTTCTAATGTTCTGACCCATTTTCCTGCATGTACTGCTGACATTTCCCTTAGCTATGCAGACAGCGACTACCTCAGAACTGCCAGCCcgccagaaggagagagagcgagagagagagagagtagcaatagtcagaaaggcagacaaagagagacagagacagagagagatgagcaatagtcagaaaggcagacagagagagagagcaagaaagagagggggatggacggagagagagaggagcaatagtcagaaaggcagacagagagagagcgagaaagagaggggggatggacagagagagggggatggacagagagagagagagcgaaagagagagaaagagaggagggatggacagagagagagaagggggggtggACAAAGAGAGAgctaaagagggagagacagaaagagggggatggagagagatagagagggagagagagagacaaaaaaagaCAGGACATGCGTGTTAGGCAGTGAGTCAACACGTCTGTAATGAGCACGGTGACATGATGTGTTGGTGCAGACAGGGAGCGCTGAGCAGCACGGGATGTATAAAAATGTGTTTTCGCCATCTCTCCCTCCACTCTCTTTCGCTTTCCTACACGTCTTGTGTGAGGAAACAACAGGCGAGATTTAAATTACAATTAGATGCTTACCTAACAGGGTCTACAGCTGTATAACAATGTAGGATGATGCAACATGATCGTGTCTGGAAGTGCGTTTTAGCGATACGGCGGGCCCGGGACACGAACAGAAGATTAAAAACACAACGAGTGCAGTATGACTGTACCGCACGCTGGGATGATAAACCAAATTATTTAGCTATTGCAAAGCCCACATCAACGCACGGCCTTATGGGAAGAATAGGGGTTGACACGGCAATGTACTGCAACAGCCTGGGGAAGTGTGACTTAGACACGCTAGCATCTTGGGTGAATGCCGTGGAGGATGGGCAACTGAGGACATTGCCCTCCCCCcaactccaaaaaaacaaaaggagAGAAAAATTACAGTAATGCTTCTGGGATAGTGTTTATGAAATTATGAATAACATGGATCAGTGCCCCATGTGGCAAAGGGGACGGTTTAAATGTAATCGTATCAGCCCCTTTTCGATGCTAGTGCCCGTCAACATTTTAAAATAAACAATGAATAAACAATAAGCAACGTCCTCTGGTGGACGTGGAACTCGACAAAGCTCTCATCAAATGCCCGCTGTGACGGAAACACCGGATGTACAAGCAACCACGCATGGAAACGGCTTCAAAGGTGGAGGCAGCTAGCCAACAGCACGTTTTCTAAAAGGATTTGTGGGGCATGCTGATTCTGACTGACAGCTAGCTGTGGACGGGTGCGAGAAACGAGCGCGGGCTCCAGCGAAGACAAGGAATGGCCGACGGCGATGGGAAAAGACTCAAGAATTTACCAGACAGTTTCCTTTCAGCTTCGATTAGACCGAGttgtttatttattgattttttttttgttttggtgtggaccccccccccccttttttttctccccagttgtatctggccaattaccccgctcttctgagccgtcccggtcgctgctcacccccctctgccgacccggggagggctgcagactaccacatgcctcctccgatacacgtggagtcgccagctgcttcttttcacctgacagtgaggagttttgccaggggggtgtACCgcatgggtggatcacgctatttcccccaccaaacaggcgccccgatgaccagaggaggcgctagtgcagcgaccagggcatataccgacatccggcttcccacccgcagacacggcgaattgtgtatggagggacgccagaccaagccggggataacacggggatttgaactggcgatccccatgttggtaggcaacggaatagaccgccacgccacccggatgccctatttACTGATACTGATAATTACTGTTATTTATTTTGTGAGAAAGCCCGGGCCATCCGTATTACTGGGACCGTGTTGTGATTTGGTGATGGCATTGTAACCCTCTAATAAACTGACCTACATAAGCAGACCTACACGGCCTGTTCAGATTTGTTCTTATATGGCTTTGAAGACTCTTCGGCGTACTGTATCTGCTGGATCCATTTTGGGGAATCTCCCGTGTACTCTGGATCCGTTTTGAGCCGGACCTCCGCTGGCATCGGCAGCTTGTTAGCTTCTATTCTTGCTCTGCCTGCCAGCATACACTTGCCGTCATCCCATTGGCCAACATTCAAATTTCGACACACCAACTTCatcagcacacacaaacacactcgtaTTGTAGATTTCTCAGCAGAttggttttctcccccccccccttcttcttctttgacGCGTGAGATCTAGTTTTAAAGTGGGAACTAGACCGTTATGGCCGTCGTGGCGGGCAGATGTTCCTCTCAGATGGTGGTTAGTGTCTGTTTCGGTCAAAACATCCACATTGAGTATGGGGAATTGTTTAGAGTGTCACACATCTGTGTACTCTACCCTGTCAAATTCAGGATATGGATGTTCTCGTATGGAATAAAACAATGTCTAAAAGTGAAGTGTATGATACAAACCAAATGTTGTGTCCAAGGATATCTAAACAAAGATCATTTTGTTTACTCCCGTGATGTTTAagatgcctcacacacacacaccccccctgcACTTACATACCAATTTCAGCTTAAACACACAACAGTCATACTGACTGATTATAAGAACTGAATCAGATTAGAGGTTCACGAGATCAGGACGTACAACAAAGATGTCTAACATGTTTTTCGTTTGATTTTCTTTACACTTTTATTTGCGAGGCTAAAACCTATACTTTATAAAGTATTTATCCTAAATGAGAGATGTGTGGCAATGGGAAAAAAACCTCCCCAAGTTGTGAAACTAAACTATCTCTACTGAGTTGTCTTGAGTAAAATTTACTATTTACTAGAGTTTTTAAGTCATCATAATAAATGCaagtattgctactactactcttaccacTACGTAATTATATTAATAATGAGAATAAAAGTGATAATCATAAGACCCTAGATAAGAAATTGTATAATGTCATTGGTTAAAGGCATTGGTCATTTTCACTGGCAACCTGAGTGAAGCTTCCACGTCTACACTGCCGACCTGCCAATATTGTTTAGGGCTGGGCAACATATCGATATTACATCGATATcgtgatataagactagatatcatcttgGATTTTGGATATTGTAATATCGCGATATGACATAAGTGCTGTCttctcctggttttaaaggctgcatcacagtaaagagatgcaattttctgaactcattaagactgttctagctgttatattgagtgtctctacctgtttggaatcctatccacattactaatgagtgcTTATCAAAAATGTCTTTATGTAAACAATTTGTGGGGGCACCCACAGTATCTCTAAAATACTGTCAAAATATCGAAATCCAGGTATTGGGTAcaaaatatcgtgatatttgattttgtccatatcacccagccctagtTTTGTTATAATTATTCATTGTGGATACAAAAATATGAATTTAAGGTTGGAAGCAATTATGTATTCCCACCCCAATTATGTATTCCTACTGTGGTTGACATGCGTCAACCAGAGTAGATTGTTCAAATCAATGCAGTTGGATCCCGTTTTccaggaggttttttttttttcctagagCTGGAATTGTCAATGGGGGAATAGAAAAATGCCTGAATGCTGGTGGCCGAGCAGGGGGGTAGGGACGTGAATGGGGGTAATGATATACCAAAGTCAAGCATCGCTTAAAGGCAGCAGGGTGTAATGTGTTCTACATGCAGGGTGAAATCTAGCTTACCTTGTCCGACTTTCATTATGACTTTCATGGCTCGGCTCTTGCACACGCCTCCCTCTCGGTTCTCCAGGCCCTCCACTGTACCGTTGGAGGTGGCTGGAGGGGGgcaaaaggagaaggagaggaacggaggaagaaaaaaaaaagagggggacaGGGGGAAGGCAGGGATGGTGGAGCAAGAGTGAGGGTTTGAAGAAAGGcaggagaaaaagaggagaggaTGACACACTGGTTAATGAGCACGTCCATAATGCACAGGACTAATCAATATTTACGACAAGCCCTGATTAGCTGTTCCAGTGATTAGGTGTTCTCAACCCTCAATCAAGCGCCCGCGCCTCTCGACGGCATCTCTCATTAACACAGTAAAGTGAAGTCAAATGAATGGAACAACATTAGAGCCTGCTGGGGGAGGCGGGCGGTGCGGTGGAAAAGAGGAGAACATGGCTagacctgtgtgtgtctgtgtgtgtgtgttttctgtctgTGCATACTTCAGCATTGAGACATGCCAGGGAGAGTTCCAGCTGCTTGCCAAGTCTAGGAGCAGCTTATTCTCCCCGAGCCACATGTGTCATTACTCGCTGGTAGTGCTGAGAGCTAAATGCCCCCCTTAATGTCACCGCATGTGCGCATGCGTCGTCCGGGTGCGCATTTGCATGTGTGTAGTCGTGTTTGTGCTTTGGCGCACGCGTGCGTGTTAAGTGTACCTGTGTGTGCTttacgtgggtgtgtgtgttttgtgctttGTGTGCATTTGGCGAGTGCACTTGTGTGCACACGTATGTGTGTTCTGCTCTAACTCAAGCAAGAAGTCAAGGCGGGGGTTGTTTATTCACTGTCAGATTCACCTCACAGCCACTGTGACACAACTGGTTGTCTATTTTAGGGTTGCAGATAATGACCTAGCGGAAAAGATGTGTGACTGTGACCTTAACACCGAGTAACTGAGCACAAAGCAAAGGacatgccagtgtgtgtgtgtgtgtgtgtgtgtgtgtgtgtgtgtgtgtgtgtgtgtctgcacaaatGCACGCAAATGTATGTGCCCatgagtgtaagtgtgtgtgggtggacaCCACGGCAGCTCTAATTTCGGAATTCCCCAAATGATCTCCATCTCTGCTtagtctgctgttttaactcactCCCTTCCTCCGAAATGCTTTTGTTTCTCTTCCTTCCATTATCCATCTCGGTCGCTCCTTGTCTCGCTCACTTCATTTAGTTTTTATCTCCGCTAtctgcccccccaccctcccTTCTTAACTCAATGACCATCTCCTGGGGTGATTGCTTCAGATGGCACCCTTATGATGATGAGATAGGCTTGGAGAGGGTGCTTATCTAATGAtgacacaaagagagacagactaagCTGGGAGGCAGGGCGGTGGAGGTGCGGTGAGAGGGTGGGTGCtggagtatgtgtgtgtgggaatATGTGTGTTTGatgggtggaggtggagggggtgggggaatGCATGCCGTATAGCAGCTCGGTTCTTTCTTCCACGTGTTGCTGGCAGGTGTCGACATTCTTGCGTTTCCAGTCTATAAATAAAATGATGTTCTAGAAAACGCCGCTGTTAAAATGTGTTTAAAAGAGAAGATATTTTGAAAGAGTGCCTGGAACCTCTTCTTGAAATTCCCACTTTTCCGGTGTTTATGCCGAAGCCTTTTATCCGGAGCAACTTTTGGCGG
Proteins encoded:
- the efnb1 gene encoding ephrin-B1, which produces MAGLGCWKYYLWIFIIMCRSALPLAKSLETIIWSSQNPKFLAGKGLVIYPNIGDKLDIICPKADPGREYEFYKLYLVKREQAESCSTVLDPNVLVNCNKPEKDIKFTIKFQEFSPNYMGLEFNRNNNYYITSTSNGTVEGLENREGGVCKSRAMKVIMKVGQDPNTVVPDPVVPEAPEDNAIPEPTPGSPDQGRIGPVIPGNTDHINQDQSGSSGGSDGFLNSKVAVFCAIGAGCIIFLILILLLVILLIKMRKRARKNAHSQPRPSALSLSTLSNPKLPGGTAGTEPSDIIIPLRTENNYCPHYEKVSGDYGHPVYIVQEMPPQSPANIYYKV